The genome window ATTTGTTAGGCAAAACGCGCAGGATTTGGAACACAGGCCACAAATACCATTCCGGCAGAATTTCCAGCGGAGTAGCAAAAGGATTAGCAGGTTCGCCAACCAAAGCCGGGTCTAGCACGGCCAAACCCACGCACAGAGAAATCGTTCCCATGATGACTATAGGGAAAACGTAGAGCAAGTCATTAGGCCAAGCTGGTTCGCCGTAATAGTTATGACCCATGCCCTTAGCGAGCTTAGCGCGGAGCGCGGGATCGCTCAAATCTGGTTTTTTGATAATAGACATAGTGAGAGTGTTCTCCTTTTAGTTTTACCCGGGGCTGCCATTCCACTGTATTCGTTAGTTTGAATCAGCGGCGCGATCGCAGGAAGTATTAGCCGTAAATAAATATCATGAGTGATGAATTCTGAATTTTCAACTCACAATTCAGCGGGGGGGCAAAAAAATACCGCCCCCACAACTCAAAATTTACAACGGGCCAGAGATACCTTGCTTGCGAATCATCAAGAAGTGAGCCAGCATGAAGACTACAATCAGCCAAGGCAACACAAAAGTGTGCAAGCTGTAGTAGCGAGTCAAAGTGCCTTGACCGACGCTGACACCGCCGCGCAGCAGTTCTACCATCAAAGAACCGACAAACGGGATAGCTTCGGGGACGCCGGAAACGATTTTAACCGCCCAGTAACCGATTTGATCCCAAGGCAGTGAATAGCCGGTCACGCCGAAAGA of Oscillatoria nigro-viridis PCC 7112 contains these proteins:
- the petD gene encoding cytochrome b6-f complex subunit IV, which produces MSIIKKPDLSDPALRAKLAKGMGHNYYGEPAWPNDLLYVFPIVIMGTISLCVGLAVLDPALVGEPANPFATPLEILPEWYLWPVFQILRVLPNKLLGIACMAGVPLGLILIPFIESVNKFQNPFRRPVATTVFLFGTAVTLWLGIGAIFPIDKSFTLGLF